In the genome of Hevea brasiliensis isolate MT/VB/25A 57/8 chromosome 14, ASM3005281v1, whole genome shotgun sequence, the window ATTACATCTGTTAAAAGAGGATACTTATGAAATTCTGTGTCTTTAATTGGGGAAATTCTgtggttattttatttttaacaaaGTAAATCTTATTTTGTAGATAATTGCCATTGGATGAATTAATGATTGTTTATTTAATGGCATAAAAAACAAAGTTTAAAcaaagtaaataaaaaataaaataatgatagAAAGCACCTTTAATTATTAATAGAAAAATGACATGATTTTTTTGATACAAGAATAAATTTATtaacataattaaaataaaaaaattttaatttattaatcaaaTCTCATACATAACTAAATAATTATGTAATTTTCCCTTTTATATAGTAAAGctttatcaattttaaaaatgttaTAATAAGGTTAATTATTAAACCCCcagaatattaaaaaaaagtgtttatttaaacataaatatttaatttttctttatttataaagaaaaaaaaatctatatttttttataaaaaaacatATGCTCCAGGAGCTACTAATAATCCCTCCTCTTACACACCTCACAATCTGAAGCCCTTCTCCCCCACCGATCCATCTTCCCAATCTTATCCTTCCCCGGGGCAGTGAACTTTTTTTCGTTCATCTTTACCATTTCTCAATATCTGCCTCTTCCTCTCCCCCTTCATTGCCGACTACGATCAGTCGGCATAAAATATGGAAACGGTGCTCTTTGCCAACAACCTTCTCATCACATCCTAACGCCCCATGTGGTAATATTTTATTTAGCACCACTTTCGATATACAAAGCCATCGTCATGCATGTTTTCCTAATAAGAATCGAGGGTGGTGGCGTTGCTCCATAGTCCTCTATGCTATACCTGCTTAGGGTTGAGTATTCGGTTCAAATCAAATCGAAttgaattgaactaaattaaatcataaaaactgaattatatattttagaaatcgaattgaatcgaaatagatgaaaaataaattgaacGAACCGCTctattttagtttgatttgatttaaactgatcgatttttatttttaattttttttaatttagacttaatttttaagttatttgatctaattttgatcttggtttgaacctaataaccattaatcaatgaaattaaataatatatatatataaaattacatataattcataaatttcctataaaaataaatcaattcaaaaatcaataaactTATTCAGTTCGATTCAGTTTAaccaattttttttctctttaaaactaAACTGAACttaaataactgaaatttttataatataaaattaaatcaaaccgAATCATATAAAAAATGaatcaaattattgaattaagataatttaatttgatttattcgATTTAAATCAAATACCGCTCACCTCTATACCTGCTTACCCACACTCTTTCCTTCGGCCTAGTCATTTTTCTTTTACATTCAAGAGAAGTGTTCAAGATCACAAGGGATCGACTACGGACGAAGCGGGAATTTTAAATCGAAACAAgtaaaatattgaatttttttttggaaaaatgaattttaaaaattaaataaaaataatataataaaatatttattcaaattaattattaaaataaaaagttaatgacttaaatttttttctttttaatttataagtaaaaaaaatattataaacaaattaacatataaaattaattttaaaattttataaattaatttaattaacttataaattaaaacaaaaatcttCTCACTCTAAATTAGTCCATTTACTTTGAAAAGTAGGGTCTTCATTGAGTGACATTTACTTGAATAAAACAAGGCGTAAGGTCGTCATGTCTTTTTCTGACAGGATAAGGGTGGTGTAACGCGCATTACAATGACCCTGATGTGTATGTGGAGGCGAGCTGTGGATTGGGCATGGCCATATATGTTTGGAATTAATCTGAATGATGATAAGGCTGAAAGCTATCCAATTGAGAGAAAATTGGCTATTCAATCACGTAACGTTTTGGTGGGGGACATATTATACTGTATTTCTTGCTTTTTTGGCGCTGACTGGCTTTGTAGGTCTTTGCACTTGAAACATCATCTGGGTTGTGCTTCATTTAATCTAGAATCTTATCAACATTTGTCTACTCCAATTCTCAAGCTTTTTTTCAATTGTGGTGGATGATTTGCATGTGATGGATTTGGAGCGGCTTATTTGGATAGATTTagagtttaattttattttatttttaatttcttatatataATGAGATTAAAAAAAACATGACAAAAAAATTGATTCATTTAATAAAACTTATGCTctaaagttaaaaaaaaacttaattttttaattaaaatttgaaataataattttttattatttttttaaattaaaatttaataactatTGTCAAAATAAAAGCATATAATATGgtaaaaattataaagaaaatcTATGATTTAAGTATTAGTGGAATACACAAGTTCACTCCTAATTTTTATATGGTTCGCTCCCTAACTGAGTTAACTCGCTTTACAAACCCGTTATCGGCTTCTTTCACTGGCAAAGCAATTTTCATTTCTTCCACCAACGTCATAAATCCACCCACCAAGTTATGATTCAATACTGCGATCTGGGGAGCCCATGATTCTCCATGAGTCCCCTGTCCATTTTATGATCCAAGAAACCATTAGGGAGCAATGAGTTCAAATATGGGTCTGTCTCACTGGGTTGAGATGGCTAAGCTTCGGTCAATAGAAGGTGGATTTCGCACTACCCACAAGAACTTTTGGCCACTTGCTATTTCTCTTAATTGTTCCATTTGAGAACCTCCCCAAGCTCCAAGAACACAGAAGGACAAGTAGACAACACTTTAACTCGGTTGCGACTCGAACCAGGTTGAGATGGCTAACCAGGTCGATATAGTAAAGAGGAGATGTGGAACTATTTGGTATGCAGAGTCCATCTGAAATTGCCTTAAGAGCTTTGGGCTCGAGCAATTCAAATATGTTCACTATAATTGCCACTGATTTTTGAAAGCAGGCGGCCGTGTCTAGAAAGTATCCACAGCTTTTTATTGTGGCGATAAAGGCAAGTCAGATGAAAGTAACGGTGGCAAACCTGGCACATGAAGAAAGATGTTAATATCTCTGAAACTTCTGGTAGTGTTTTCATGAAGGGTCGGAAGATGCACGAAAATAGCAGGAAACCCCGCAGAAGTAACGAAGAAATAGCCAAggatttgttttaaaattatcCCTTCcacattatttaaaataaataatattaatcacTGTGGACTTATTCTATTTTGCTCCTCTATGTTTCTATTTTGTTCCTCTTATGTTGCCACCCAACCTAAGATAATAATTTTAAACCATTATCACTATTGATAATGATGGATTTCAGGTAAGTTTCATCCTAATCAACTATTAGAATTTATTTAGTATTTATATTTAATAGAACTCACAAATTATTCATATATATAAGTTAAAAAATGATTTGAtccttaaatttcatttttattaataatttagttttcatattttatttttattaataaattagtcCCTGTGATCAGTAAATATTGAGGAccaatttattaataaaagtaaaatgtGAGGACAAATTGTTAAACGGAAATAAAATTTAAGTGTCAAATTGTTATTAAACTTAAACTATGGATTAATTTGTAAGTCTTGTTAAACTTTAGGGAGGTAGTTGTAATTTACTCTTTGTAATAATCAGATAAAAATACAATTAGTAAAATTCCAAATATATCccaatgataataataattaactCAAGGCGGCTTCTAATTAAATTACACTGTTTCTAACCGACTTAAATTCTATGACTTGCAGGATTAGGATTTCCCAGTCCACTTCGGACACGCTATAATGTTCTTCTGTATAAATATCAGACTAAATCCCAACTCCGATTCAATTCTCTTACTTTGTAAATCTTCAAGAAAATGGCAAAAAATCCTTCAACATTCCAAAACAACGCAACCcataagaagaagatgaagaatatcTCCTTCTCTGAGTGGGAATTGGACGTGGCTCGCCTGCTTCTACAACTAAGCAAGGTCTACACCCTCCACCATCAGGGTGGTAGCCATAGCAGTGAAGAGATTTTCGGAGGAGAAGAAGAGGATGGGTATCCTAAGCCAAGGATCAAGAGGATgaaattgattgatcagatttacaagtccactaaacccattaCTTGCTAGAAAAGGGTGATTGAGGAGCTGATCAGCCTGCGGCAATATCTGTCTATCTGATAATTTATTCAATATAGCCATATAATCGTCGATTATAAAAAAACTAATATaagtttatttcattaatttcatAATGCAACTattgtatttaaaataaatttatatttttataaataaatatttaatataagtgATTCAACACTTTTAtctctaaaataaaattaaatgctCGATCCATCTGAAAAGAGAAAATATATATTGTGAACGTTTTGTCCCCTTAGAATAGAATTACTGCCAATGGGAGTGTTTTACCCCTTGTGGGCCAATCAAATATAATCATAACTTGACCTAAATGAATTAATCTTGATTCATTAGACCGGGTATacctataaaatatttaaaaaaaaattttaatattttttaattattttaattaattataaatattttaattaaatacataactacttataaactttaaattaatttataagtattagacgcttataaattaattatcataAGATACTCTTGCACAAATTTAATATAATcttataattttagttttttaataatttttttacatttatattgaaatatttttttttattttttcaattagaTATATATTGATAATTACTTTAtatatatcaaaattaattttcttttagaATAATTTTACGAATATCTTGTTTATAtacttatttaatatatttagaatttttaaataattttgtaatattcctaacattcttaaaaaaaaaaaaaaactctcaatctaattaattagattaatcatTTTGAGTTTCTTAtactaaataaatagataaataaataaataaataaataaatatatatatatatatatatatatatatatatatatatatatatatatatatatatatatatatatatttaaagagCCTTAACTTAAGTATTACAGCACGTAACAACTAGCAATTATTGACGATTCAACACGTTACAGAAAGCCTGACTTATTCAACTCATAAACTATTACTCAAGTGAATAGAGAAACTGGCCGGATTCAACTCATTGACGATTCCATGACTCGGCCAGTCTGGACAATCCAACAAAGGAGGAACCACCCTCACTCAGTGCCTCCTTCGCTGCGTTTTTCATAGCAATTGTTCGCTCCCTAACCGATTTGCCTGATTCCGACTCCATCAGCTCAATAACTCGCTTCTCCACCTCCAACGCAGTTACATACCCGTTCTCTGACTCGTTCATCGGCAAAGCAACTTTCATTTCTTCCACCAACAATACCCTGTTGATCCTTTGCTCTGCGTATAGCGGCCACGCCACCATTGGAACTCCAGCACACACGGCTTCAAGCACCGAGTTCCACCCACAGTGAGTCACAAACCCACCAACCGAGTTATGATTCAATACTGCTACCTGGGGAGCCCACAACTTCACCACGAGTCCCCTTTCCTTGGTACGATCCAAGAAACCATCAGGAAGCAATGAGTTCAAATCTGGGTCTGGCTGAGCTGAGATGGCTAACCTTTGACTATTAGAAGGTGGATTACGCACTACCCACAAGAATCTTTGGCCACTTCTCTCCAACCCAATAGCTATTTCTCTTAACTGTTCCTTTGAGAACAGCCCCAAGCTTCCAAAACACAGAAAGATAACACTTTGACTCGGCTGCGAATCAAGCCAGGTTAAACATTCTGTCACGCCATCTGTTTGATTTTTTGTCATAATTAATGGGCCGATACAATAAACAGGTGGTGTGTTACTATTGGGTATGCAGAGTCCATCTGATATTGCCTTGAGAGCTCTTACCTCCAGCAATTCAAAGGTGTTCACTATAATTCCTGCTGATTTTGAAAAGGAGGAAGCCACGTCTAGAAA includes:
- the LOC110670639 gene encoding UDP-glycosyltransferase 88A1, coding for MDDAVVLFPSPPIGHLISMVELGKLILTFQPSLSIHVLIISAPYSAGSTASYIADVAATIPSICFHHLPTITLPSTTSSSSRHHETLTFEVLRLSNPNVHQALLSISKTHKIKAFIVDFFCYASLSVAFQLNIPGYFFLTSGAGFLAIFMHLPTLHQNTTKSFKDLNAFLHVPGVPPIFSSDMFLPVLDRNDKAYEYFLDVASSFSKSAGIIVNTFELLEVRALKAISDGLCIPNSNTPPVYCIGPLIMTKNQTDGVTECLTWLDSQPSQSVIFLCFGSLGLFSKEQLREIAIGLERSGQRFLWVVRNPPSNSQRLAISAQPDPDLNSLLPDGFLDRTKERGLVVKLWAPQVAVLNHNSVGGFVTHCGWNSVLEAVCAGVPMVAWPLYAEQRINRVLLVEEMKVALPMNESENGYVTALEVEKRVIELMESESGKSVRERTIAMKNAAKEALSEGGSSFVGLSRLAESWNRQ